The Lutibacter sp. Hel_I_33_5 genome has a window encoding:
- a CDS encoding potassium channel family protein has protein sequence MPQSYKYLNFLYIFLYVNLLFAQKPANELRKISHTQFVKALTSTKDSVFVLKDAFIVFDSKIDSNFYYKSIDNSFIFPTTDSLIIDVQVELENVHFEHRYEDSGAALHHIRFKKPVAIENSTSLVFSNCVFENGLYMDVNIPLNNYIDYFEKVAENYGNDISINQSEIKGESIIDIGTIETFNAIFVTVSNSIIYKKPDLENSFYANNLRSFEFFNNKIIGKGAIHLFIDTTRETLLTYNDFGEASVLLSQAGISSASLNVISDNIYRKPIILGVENFSKTDIYRWNEWEDKVVSLHGYLEYLEKLYKKSALNSASMESMFNNDSILNTYASQYKFQIENSYKFEKRLLGSFYDSYKSQYDTDFANKVYITLKDLETQRYQYLNKIEPSFKTYFTWKINQLLKVLSAYGTSPSRTIIISIYVIFIFAFIYLFFPNSWDTINRNRLMKRLRFYTRYFRNKESMKEIYQEDMKQDLMSFEEFKVYMNKSQKETPSYFLWLAKPIYYFSSTNYKIISKLFDKTDVLKGKWVDLPKSKKIATSVFMGLWIFMLLCFDVIIKFINALTLSINTFTTLGFGEIPTKGFPRYLSIIQGFIGWFMLSIFSISLISQILN, from the coding sequence ATGCCCCAGTCATATAAGTATCTTAATTTTTTATACATATTTTTATATGTAAACCTATTATTTGCACAAAAACCTGCTAACGAACTTCGTAAGATTTCGCATACGCAATTTGTTAAAGCGTTGACATCTACTAAAGATTCCGTATTTGTTTTAAAAGACGCATTTATTGTTTTTGACTCAAAAATTGATTCTAATTTTTACTACAAGTCAATTGATAATTCTTTTATTTTTCCAACTACAGATAGTTTAATTATTGATGTACAAGTTGAATTAGAAAATGTACATTTTGAACATAGATATGAAGATTCTGGCGCTGCATTGCATCATATACGTTTTAAAAAACCTGTTGCTATAGAGAATTCCACATCTCTTGTGTTCAGTAATTGTGTTTTTGAAAACGGTTTGTATATGGATGTAAATATCCCTTTAAACAATTATATAGACTATTTTGAAAAAGTTGCAGAAAATTATGGTAATGATATCAGTATTAATCAATCAGAAATAAAAGGTGAATCTATTATAGATATTGGAACCATAGAAACTTTTAATGCAATATTTGTTACAGTAAGTAATTCAATTATTTATAAAAAACCAGACTTAGAAAATTCATTTTATGCTAATAATTTAAGGTCATTTGAGTTTTTCAATAACAAAATTATTGGAAAAGGTGCAATACATTTATTTATAGATACTACAAGAGAAACTCTGTTAACCTATAACGATTTTGGAGAAGCATCAGTTTTATTAAGTCAGGCAGGTATTTCATCTGCAAGTTTAAATGTAATATCAGATAATATTTATAGAAAACCAATAATTCTTGGAGTCGAAAATTTTAGCAAAACTGATATTTATAGATGGAATGAATGGGAAGATAAAGTAGTTTCTCTTCATGGTTATTTAGAGTATTTAGAGAAATTATATAAAAAAAGTGCATTAAATTCTGCTTCTATGGAATCTATGTTTAATAATGACTCTATATTAAACACGTATGCTTCTCAATATAAGTTTCAAATAGAAAACTCTTATAAATTTGAGAAACGATTATTAGGGTCTTTTTATGATAGCTATAAATCGCAATATGATACTGATTTTGCTAATAAAGTTTATATCACTTTAAAAGATTTAGAAACTCAACGGTATCAATATTTAAACAAAATAGAACCTTCTTTTAAGACCTATTTTACTTGGAAAATCAATCAATTATTAAAAGTATTGTCAGCTTATGGTACTTCTCCTTCTAGAACGATCATTATCTCTATTTATGTGATATTTATTTTTGCTTTTATTTATCTGTTTTTTCCGAATTCTTGGGATACAATTAATAGGAATAGATTAATGAAACGTCTTCGTTTTTATACACGCTATTTTAGAAATAAGGAAAGTATGAAGGAAATTTATCAAGAAGATATGAAGCAAGATTTAATGTCATTTGAAGAATTTAAAGTCTATATGAATAAAAGCCAGAAAGAAACTCCAAGTTATTTTTTATGGTTAGCAAAACCAATCTATTATTTTTCATCTACCAATTATAAAATTATTAGTAAATTATTTGATAAGACTGATGTTTTAAAAGGAAAGTGGGTTGATTTGCCAAAATCTAAAAAAATAGCTACTAGTGTTTTTATGGGTTTATGGATATTTATGTTGCTTTGTTTCGACGTTATTATTAAGTTTATTAATGCACTCACATTATCTATAAACACTTTTACTACTTTAGGTTTTGGAGAAATACCAACCAAAGGATTTCCTAGATACTTGTCCATTATTCAAGGTTTTATTGGTTGGTTTATGCTAAGTATTTTTAGTATTTCTTTAATTTCACAAATA
- the ftsY gene encoding signal recognition particle-docking protein FtsY, whose product MSFFKKIFSKEKKETLDKGLEKSKSSFFGKLTKAVAGKSKVDDDVLDNLEEILVASDVGVDTTLKIIDRIEARVAKDKYVGTDELNQILREEIAGLLSETNVGNESEFTIPADKKPYVLMVVGVNGVGKTTTIGKLASQFKKQGLKVVLGAADTFRAAAIDQLQVWADRTDVSIVRQEMGSDPASVAFDTLKSAVTQYADVVIIDTAGRLHNKVNLMNELTKIKRVMQKVIEDAPHDVLLVLDGSTGQNAFEQAKQFTKATEVTSLAVTKLDGTAKGGVVIGISDQFQIPVKYIGVGEGVDDLQVFNKHEFVDSFFK is encoded by the coding sequence ATGAGTTTTTTTAAAAAAATATTTTCAAAAGAAAAAAAAGAAACCTTAGATAAAGGTTTAGAAAAATCTAAATCTAGTTTTTTCGGTAAGCTAACTAAAGCAGTTGCCGGAAAATCTAAAGTAGATGACGATGTTTTAGATAATTTAGAAGAGATTTTAGTAGCTTCTGATGTTGGAGTAGATACTACACTTAAAATTATTGATAGAATTGAAGCTAGAGTAGCTAAAGATAAATATGTTGGTACGGATGAATTAAACCAAATTCTTAGAGAAGAAATTGCAGGCTTATTATCTGAAACGAATGTTGGTAACGAGTCTGAATTTACAATTCCTGCTGATAAAAAACCATATGTTTTAATGGTTGTTGGTGTTAATGGAGTTGGAAAAACAACTACGATTGGAAAATTAGCATCACAATTTAAAAAACAAGGATTAAAAGTCGTTTTAGGAGCAGCAGATACTTTTAGAGCAGCTGCGATTGACCAATTACAAGTATGGGCAGACAGAACCGATGTGTCAATAGTACGCCAAGAAATGGGTTCTGATCCTGCTTCTGTGGCTTTTGATACCTTAAAATCTGCGGTTACACAATATGCAGATGTGGTAATTATAGATACTGCTGGTAGATTGCATAATAAAGTTAATTTAATGAATGAATTAACTAAGATTAAACGTGTTATGCAAAAAGTTATTGAAGATGCTCCACATGATGTTTTATTAGTTTTAGACGGTTCTACAGGACAGAATGCATTTGAACAAGCAAAACAATTTACAAAAGCTACAGAAGTAACTTCTTTAGCGGTTACAAAATTAGACGGAACTGCAAAAGGTGGCGTTGTTATTGGTATTTCAGATCAATTTCAAATCCCTGTTAAATATATTGGAGTAGGAGAAGGGGTAGATGATTTACAAGTATTTAACAAGCACGAATTTGTAGATTCTTTTTTTAAGTAG
- a CDS encoding DUF4295 domain-containing protein, which yields MAKKSVASLQTGAKRLTKAIKMVKSEKSGAYTFVEAIMDPSNVNDFLAKK from the coding sequence ATGGCAAAGAAATCAGTAGCATCGTTACAAACAGGAGCAAAGAGATTAACGAAAGCAATCAAAATGGTAAAGTCTGAAAAATCAGGTGCTTACACATTTGTTGAAGCTATCATGGATCCTTCAAACGTAAATGACTTTTTAGCTAAAAAGTAA
- the rpmG gene encoding 50S ribosomal protein L33, with amino-acid sequence MAKKGNRVQVILECTEHKASGQPGTSRYITTKNKKNTPDRVEIKKFNPILKKMTVHKEIK; translated from the coding sequence ATGGCAAAAAAAGGAAACAGAGTTCAGGTAATTTTAGAATGTACAGAGCATAAAGCTTCTGGACAACCTGGAACATCTAGATACATTACAACAAAAAATAAAAAGAACACTCCAGATAGAGTTGAGATTAAGAAATTTAATCCAATTTTAAAGAAAATGACTGTTCATAAAGAGATTAAATAA
- the rpmB gene encoding 50S ribosomal protein L28, with amino-acid sequence MSRVCELTGKKAMVGNNVSHAMNRTKRKFNANLMTKRFYIPEEDKWITLKVSASALKNINRKGISAVIKDARANGFLTK; translated from the coding sequence ATGTCTAGAGTTTGTGAATTAACAGGAAAAAAAGCAATGGTTGGAAACAATGTTTCTCACGCCATGAATAGAACGAAGAGAAAATTTAACGCGAATCTTATGACGAAGCGTTTTTATATTCCAGAAGAAGATAAATGGATTACTTTAAAAGTATCTGCTTCTGCATTAAAAAATATCAACAGAAAAGGAATTTCTGCGGTTATTAAGGACGCAAGAGCTAATGGCTTTTTAACTAAATAA
- a CDS encoding competence/damage-inducible protein A: protein MKAEIITIGDEILIGQIVDTNSQWIGQELNKIGVSVYQISSIQDDEQHILNALKEAESRVDIVILTGGLGPTKDDITKKTIATYFNDELIINNEVVTHIKALFAKFNFNFSELNRLQGLMPTKAIYLKNNLGTAPGMWFFENNTVFVSLPGVPNEMKGLMTAKVLPKIQQQFKLPFIIHKTVMTYGQGESTIAERIEDFENSLPDFIKLAYLPNFSKVRLRLSARGDNKELLEVTLQEKIAELYQLIPDVITGIDQDGTLQNNVGVLLKKHNKTLCTAESLTGGKIAATIVSVTGSSSYYKGSFVTYTSELKNHLLDVPFNVIEKHSVVSKEVAILMAENARKKLNTDYAIAVTGNAGPTQDDNNKEIGTVFIALATTENVHIEEFNFGKPREKVIEKTVDKSLEILQKEILKKY from the coding sequence ATGAAAGCAGAAATAATAACTATCGGAGACGAAATACTTATCGGTCAGATTGTGGATACAAATTCGCAATGGATTGGTCAAGAATTAAATAAAATTGGTGTTTCTGTATATCAAATATCATCAATACAAGATGATGAACAACATATTTTAAATGCTTTAAAGGAAGCTGAAAGTAGAGTGGATATTGTAATTCTTACAGGTGGTTTAGGTCCCACAAAAGATGATATCACAAAAAAAACAATTGCAACATATTTTAATGATGAACTTATTATAAATAATGAAGTTGTAACTCATATTAAAGCATTGTTTGCTAAATTTAATTTTAATTTTAGTGAATTAAATAGATTGCAAGGGTTGATGCCAACAAAAGCTATCTATTTAAAAAATAATTTAGGAACTGCACCAGGAATGTGGTTTTTTGAAAACAACACAGTTTTTGTTTCCTTGCCTGGTGTTCCTAATGAAATGAAAGGCTTAATGACAGCTAAAGTCTTACCAAAAATTCAACAACAATTTAAGTTGCCATTTATCATTCACAAAACTGTGATGACTTATGGGCAAGGAGAAAGTACGATTGCTGAAAGAATAGAAGATTTTGAAAACTCTTTACCAGATTTTATCAAGTTAGCCTATTTGCCTAATTTCAGTAAAGTCAGATTGAGATTATCAGCCAGAGGTGATAATAAAGAATTATTAGAAGTTACTTTACAAGAAAAAATAGCTGAATTATATCAACTAATACCTGATGTAATCACAGGAATTGACCAAGACGGAACCTTACAAAATAATGTAGGTGTCTTATTAAAAAAGCATAACAAAACACTCTGTACGGCAGAAAGTTTAACGGGTGGTAAAATTGCAGCGACAATTGTTTCAGTTACTGGTTCTTCTTCTTATTATAAAGGTAGTTTTGTAACCTATACATCTGAATTAAAAAATCACTTATTAGATGTTCCGTTTAATGTTATTGAAAAACATTCTGTTGTTAGTAAAGAAGTAGCCATTTTAATGGCAGAAAATGCAAGAAAAAAGTTGAATACAGATTATGCAATTGCTGTTACCGGAAATGCTGGGCCAACTCAAGATGATAATAATAAGGAAATAGGAACGGTTTTTATTGCTTTAGCTACAACAGAAAATGTTCATATTGAGGAGTTTAATTTTGGTAAACCACGCGAGAAGGTAATTGAAAAAACAGTAGATAAATCGCTAGAAATTCTACAAAAAGAAATTCTAAAAAAATACTAA
- a CDS encoding fumarylacetoacetate hydrolase family protein — MKIICIGRNYAKHIEELANERPENPVVFLKPDSAILPRKNPFFIPPFSNDVHYEVEVLVKINKVGKHISEKFAHKYYDEIGLGIDFTARDVQAKCKEKGLPWEKAKAFDGSAVIGEFYPKENFDLENLQFQLLKNNEVVQDGNTKAMLWKTDELIAYVSQYFTLKKGDVIFTGTPAGVGKVVENDQLKGVIESKEAFNIRIK, encoded by the coding sequence ATGAAAATAATTTGTATAGGGCGCAATTACGCTAAACATATTGAGGAATTAGCAAATGAAAGACCAGAGAATCCTGTTGTTTTTTTGAAGCCAGATTCTGCTATTTTACCAAGAAAAAATCCTTTTTTCATTCCGCCTTTTTCTAATGATGTTCATTATGAAGTTGAGGTTTTGGTGAAAATAAATAAAGTGGGTAAACATATTTCTGAAAAATTTGCTCATAAATATTATGATGAAATTGGTTTAGGAATCGATTTTACAGCAAGAGATGTACAAGCAAAATGTAAAGAAAAAGGCTTGCCTTGGGAAAAAGCAAAAGCTTTTGATGGAAGTGCTGTTATTGGAGAGTTTTATCCAAAAGAAAACTTTGATTTAGAGAATTTACAATTTCAATTATTAAAGAATAATGAGGTTGTTCAAGATGGAAATACCAAGGCGATGCTTTGGAAAACAGACGAACTAATTGCTTATGTTTCTCAATATTTCACATTAAAAAAAGGAGATGTTATTTTTACAGGAACTCCGGCAGGGGTTGGTAAAGTTGTTGAAAATGATCAATTAAAAGGTGTCATTGAAAGTAAAGAAGCTTTTAATATTAGAATAAAATAA
- a CDS encoding 1,4-dihydroxy-2-naphthoyl-CoA synthase — MIQPEWKTAKVYEDITYKKSNGVARIAFNRPNVRNAFRPKTTSELYDAFYDAGEDVNIGVVLLSAEGPSTKDGVYSFCSGGDQKARGHQGYVGDDGYHRLNILEVQRLIRFMPKAVICVVPGWAVGGGHSLHVVCDLTLASKEHAIFKQTDADVTSFDGGYGSAYLAKMVGQKKAREIFFLGRNYSAQEAYEMGMVNAVIPHDELEDTAYEWAQEILAKSPTSIKMLKFAMNLTDDGMVGQQVFAGEATRLAYMTDEAKEGRDAFLEKRKPNFPKKWIP; from the coding sequence ATGATACAACCTGAATGGAAAACTGCTAAAGTTTATGAAGATATTACTTATAAAAAGAGTAATGGTGTCGCAAGAATTGCATTTAATAGGCCCAATGTTAGAAATGCTTTTAGACCAAAAACTACATCTGAGTTATATGATGCTTTTTATGATGCTGGTGAAGATGTAAATATTGGCGTCGTTTTATTATCTGCAGAAGGACCAAGTACAAAAGATGGTGTGTATTCTTTTTGTTCTGGTGGTGATCAAAAAGCAAGAGGGCATCAAGGGTATGTTGGAGATGACGGTTATCATAGACTTAATATATTAGAAGTACAGCGCTTAATTCGATTTATGCCAAAAGCAGTTATTTGCGTAGTTCCAGGTTGGGCAGTAGGTGGTGGACATAGTTTACATGTTGTTTGCGATTTAACTTTAGCCTCTAAAGAACATGCAATTTTTAAACAAACGGATGCAGATGTAACTTCTTTTGATGGGGGTTATGGTTCTGCTTACTTAGCAAAAATGGTAGGTCAGAAAAAAGCAAGAGAGATTTTCTTTTTAGGGCGTAATTATTCAGCACAAGAAGCTTATGAAATGGGAATGGTAAATGCTGTAATTCCACATGATGAATTAGAAGATACAGCTTATGAATGGGCACAGGAGATTTTAGCTAAAAGTCCTACTTCTATAAAAATGTTAAAATTCGCTATGAATTTAACAGATGATGGTATGGTTGGTCAACAGGTTTTTGCAGGTGAAGCTACTCGTTTAGCGTATATGACTGATGAAGCTAAAGAAGGAAGGGATGCTTTTCTTGAAAAAAGAAAGCCTAATTTCCCTAAAAAGTGGATACCATAA
- a CDS encoding alpha/beta hydrolase-fold protein: MIKKSLIILCILFGVLAHSQKTIEKRYESDELQNFRNVKIYLPKGYEKDSIANFPLAIVLDGEKLMDLYIGNANFFAATDSAPEQIVVGIDMQNTKYRDAGYIKENSKLTIESKKFLLFLRDELLPYVEANYRTSPFISIVGEGISANLITYFLKEETPIFNAYLALNPKFSKDINTQIESYSLSRYQPMDNTFYFYTNSNPFMKPEYSTAANNLATYLKSIDIKNFNVLYDDFSKSPSAVSSIGEAIPRAFSKFFEIYAGITKDEFDKKIKDLSPIDAITYLESKYLDIDFLFGSNLGIREQDIFAIEGIIIDKEEGRHLKDFGNMILKLYPTSPMGDYYLGRFYEESKQFKKALFHYRVGYGKMDPADPNADSFYENVQRVVNQR, from the coding sequence ATGATAAAGAAATCTCTTATTATATTATGTATCCTTTTTGGAGTTTTGGCGCATAGCCAGAAAACAATAGAGAAAAGATATGAATCTGACGAGTTACAAAACTTTAGAAATGTAAAAATCTATTTACCAAAAGGCTACGAAAAAGACTCAATTGCAAACTTTCCATTGGCAATTGTTCTAGATGGTGAAAAATTGATGGATTTATATATAGGTAATGCTAACTTTTTTGCTGCTACCGATAGTGCTCCAGAACAGATTGTAGTTGGAATTGACATGCAAAACACTAAATATAGAGATGCAGGTTATATAAAAGAGAATAGTAAACTTACTATAGAAAGTAAGAAGTTTTTACTTTTTTTAAGAGATGAATTACTTCCGTATGTAGAAGCTAATTATAGAACATCTCCTTTTATTTCTATTGTTGGTGAGGGAATTTCTGCAAACCTTATTACTTACTTTTTAAAGGAAGAAACACCTATTTTTAATGCCTACTTAGCTTTAAATCCAAAATTTTCTAAAGATATCAATACACAAATAGAAAGCTATTCATTAAGTCGTTATCAACCTATGGATAACACGTTTTATTTTTATACAAATAGCAATCCATTTATGAAACCCGAATACAGTACAGCTGCAAATAATTTAGCTACGTATTTAAAATCTATAGACATTAAAAACTTTAATGTTTTATATGACGATTTCTCTAAAAGCCCTTCTGCTGTTTCTAGTATAGGAGAAGCAATTCCGAGAGCATTTAGTAAGTTTTTTGAAATTTATGCAGGAATAACAAAAGATGAGTTTGATAAAAAAATAAAAGATCTATCTCCCATTGATGCTATTACTTATTTAGAAAGCAAATATTTAGATATCGATTTTTTATTTGGCAGTAATTTAGGAATTAGAGAACAAGATATTTTTGCTATTGAAGGAATAATTATTGACAAAGAAGAAGGAAGACATTTAAAAGATTTCGGGAATATGATTTTAAAATTATATCCAACTTCTCCAATGGGTGATTACTATTTAGGTCGATTTTACGAAGAAAGTAAGCAATTTAAAAAAGCATTATTCCATTACAGAGTTGGTTATGGAAAAATGGATCCAGCAGATCCAAATGCAGATAGTTTTTACGAAAATGTTCAGCGAGTTGTAAATCAGCGTTAA
- a CDS encoding DNA-binding protein translates to MDLEIGDKVDLVIVTQTALGYTVMINQEFEGLLFNSDVFKPLEENLEIKGYIKNIREDGKIDVSLRPQGFRSVIDLDVEKILEKLEKDKFLLLTDKSSPESIRFHLQMSKKAFKKAVGNLYRRKKIKILEDRIELV, encoded by the coding sequence ATGGATTTAGAGATAGGAGATAAGGTAGATTTAGTAATTGTAACTCAAACTGCTTTGGGATACACGGTAATGATAAATCAAGAGTTTGAAGGGCTATTATTTAATAGTGATGTTTTTAAACCATTAGAAGAAAATTTAGAAATTAAAGGATATATAAAAAATATTCGTGAAGATGGAAAAATTGATGTTTCGCTTCGCCCACAAGGATTTAGAAGTGTAATTGATTTGGATGTAGAAAAGATTTTAGAGAAACTAGAAAAAGATAAGTTTCTATTATTAACAGATAAAAGTTCTCCAGAAAGTATACGATTTCACTTACAAATGAGTAAAAAAGCTTTTAAAAAAGCTGTAGGTAACTTGTATAGAAGAAAGAAAATTAAAATTCTTGAAGATAGAATTGAGTTAGTTTAA